In Drechmeria coniospora strain ARSEF 6962 chromosome 03, whole genome shotgun sequence, the DNA window AATCGACCACCTCGCTCGGGCCACGGTTCGCGTTTTCGAGCGCAAAGGCGCACACTCTTGCCACGTCTCCCTTGCGAAGCttcgccgtgctcgtcggcagTCGGGCGAGCAGGTGGATGAGCTTCGCCTCGCGAAGCGGGTTGAGAAATGGATACGGCTTTCTCGCGTCCAGCTGattctcgtcgatgccgtcctcaTCCGACGAGTTGTAGTCGGCGTGGTGGACGAATTGGTCGATGTCCGTGACGAATTCGAACGGCAACGGTTCCGGCACCTTCCACGCCGGACAGTCCTCGAACAGATAGACGTACGGCTCCTTTGCCGGGTCGGACTTGTATCCCGTGGCAAGCTCCCAGAGTCGCCAACGATACCAAACACcggccgtgctcgtcgagtCCCACAGCCAAGCCCACCTCTCGTCGCGTTGGACGTCGGGCCTCTGCATGAGAGCATACTCAAACTCGGCTCCATGCTTGAGGAGCTTCTCGACGGTCGTGTGAATTTGCCGCAACGTGTTGATGTCATCCGGCGGCACGACAGGCACATGATACTGGTCGAGCCGATTGGGGCTGCCGCTAGGTTTGCTGTacgacgatggcggtgcAAAGCCACGACGGGAGCCATGATGTCCGGCATCAGCCTGCTCCCGCAGGATGGCACCGAACGGCTGGGGCGCCACTGCCGGCTTCAGCATGACCGACGGCAGGTGACGGCTGATGGACAAGTAGCGTCCGACGCCCAAGTATCGGTTCTGCATGGCGCTGACTACTGCGTCGAGCGCGCTACCCGCCGTGTCTCGGTCGAAAACGACGACGCAGTTGGTGCAGTTCGATTGAAGGTGGCCTGGTGCCGAGGGCGGGTCAAtcttgacggcgtcgacgatgaggttGTCCGGGAAGAGCGCCTTGATGGCGGCCGGCGTACATCCGGGAGGCATGTTGGTGAGGCGGAGCTGGGGCTTCGCTTGAGCCATCAGCTCGGCACGCTGGCCGGCTTCCTTCTCgacctcgtcttcgtcatcgcTCTCGTTCCTGAACGCTTCGGAGACGGAGAGCGCTGCCGTCTGCGAGTCTTGGTTGACCGACGATGAGCCGGTCTCCCTCGAGCCCATGGCGAAGTCGTTGAACGACCGCTTGGCGCCGTACGCACCCGGCAACGGCCCCAACGTTCCAGGTCCGCTCTTCTtcatggccgaggcggcaaAGTGCCGCCTGCCCGTGTTAAGGCCAGTGGACGGCGTCCCGTAGCTGTGTCGGGGAGCGTGGTGCTggagccggccgtcgtcgtcctcgtcgtggtCGAAACTCTTGATGAATTCCTTGTACACGGCTTCCGTCTCGGCCTGGTCTCGCTTACGCTTGGCCTCCGCTTCGGCCTTTGTTCTCTCAAAGCTGGACATTTTGCCCGGCTGAGGCAGCTTTGCTTCCGCTTCGGGGAAGCCTAGGGGTGCTTTTCCGGACGACATGTTGTTCGGACGACTTGCGCGTGCGGCGAGGTCGCGGAGAACAACCGTTGTCGACGGTTGGCGTTGGATGCTGCTTGGATGGCCAAATCAGGCTTTCAATGACCAAAGTAGCTCCCGCGTGGTGGTGTGATGGCTTGGGTGGTGCGAAGCTGGCATTTGCGTTTCGATTTCGATGAAAGGACGAGTGCGTGGCGAATGGAGCGAGTGAATGAATGAATACTAGGCGGTTGGTTGGCGTGGATGAAGGTTGAGGAACAGAGCTAGGTTCGTTGTGGGGTCGCTGGACTTGGGAGTTTGCAAATCACCCAACCATAATTcgcagtagtacttgcgGTGACGGTACAGGTACTCACCCAACTATCACCTCCTAATAAGCACTGTAATACAGTATGTACCAACCAAGCGAGTGCCCAGTACGGATACGAATACTTACATTACTGCATTATTAGCTGTGCCGGCGCGCCTAAATGTGCGCCTACAGTACCAGCGTGGGCGGACGCAGCACTGTAACGAACACATTGACTACAGCGCCTCCAATGCTGGTGTGAGGATCGCCTACTTCTTCTCCCGCTCCTCTCTCAATATCATTCCTGCATGTCCCCCTCTGCTGCCATCTCTCGTCATCAATCCATTGTACCCGCCGTTCACATagtggccgacgccgtcgtcgtcaacatCTTTCCATTTCCATTTCCTCCCCAGCTCTCCGCCGCTACCCAGCATGCAATCGACGATCCTCTCGCCGACAACGGGAAGGAACTTGAATCCGTGACCGCTATCTCCTGTCGCGATGAAGAGGCCCTTCCAGCCTGGGTGCCAGTCCACGAGCCAGTCCCCGTCAGCAGTGTCCGAGTACCAGCAGAGCCTCGTCTCCTTCCACGGTCGAGTTTCGAGCCCTTTGACGGGCGAGAGGTCCTTGAGCCCGCGACggaggtcgacgtcggcttcctccGGGAGCCCTTGGGCGCCGCCATTCCGTTCCGTCACCGGCCGAGACGTCACGAATGGTTTGCGCTCCGAGGAAGGGGACGGAGGCAACGCATTCGTCACGAGTTCCGGGTTGAGATAGCCGAAACCGTGTCGGGCGACCTTGAGCACCCTGTCCCGCGGGGGGATGATGAAGAGTCCGGAGGAGAGGTTGAGGACGACAGGCTGCTTCGCCAGCACCGCAAGTTCATCCTCTGCGATATCCACGTATGCCAACGCGTGACCCGTCGCTTCCACTCGCCCCCGAAGATCGATAAGCTCGCCCGTCCAAGCAcccgcggcgacgaggaccacGTCGCctcgcacgacgacgccgtcggacAGCTGGGCGCCCACCACTTTGTCGCCCACCGTCTCGAGCTTCATAACTTGGCCGTCGACAAATCGAACACGGTTCGTCTCCATGACACGGTCGTAGAGCCATTTCATGCCTTTTCCGGCATCCGCCCAGCCGGATAGTTTGTTGAGATAACCCCAGTCGCCGCAGTGGCCATCGACCGTCAGAAGCTCCTTCACCGCCTCCCTGCTCTCGAGCCTCTGGATGCTCTCCGTCGGAAGCCCCTCCTTTGCCGCGTAATCGACGACGTTCTCCCAGCTCTCCCTGGTATAGTCCATGCTCGACTTTGTCCCCGCCGGAACGTCCATCGGCAAGTTGGCCGTCAGCACGAATCCAGACTCCGTATAACGTCCCTGACCGCCGAGCTCATCCGCTCCCTGCCTTCTCCATTCTTGCTGCGCCAGTGTTGCCAGTGCCGTGTAGTGGGGGTCGGCGTAGTCCGCTCTGATGATCCTCGACGAGTCGACGCTTGCGGAATCCCTGGGAGGGAACTCTCCCCGAGCATTATCAACAACAGTGATGGCCGTCTTGGCGAACAGCTGCCGCTTGGTCAGTGCCCATGCCGTGCTGAGGCCAAAGACTCCCGAGCCGATGACGAGAatggacgtcggcggcgcttCTTCCATTTGCGAGCTTCGTTCGTACGTCGGTGAGACTGCTGGATGCCCGTAGTATTAATGAGTATAGCTTGTTCAACTAGATACTACTGCCCATCGTTTGGTTGACGAGAGAGGGGTAATTATCAATACCCATCACCGTTCTGATGGTGGGGCAACCGATCATCGGAGCGAGCATCGAGGCCATCATGTCCTCATCCTCACGCCCTTCGCTAGTCATGTGGGTACCTGCATTTTGGCACCGCATGATCGTCTCGTCATTTTAATCGCTCCCTACTTGTAATTGTGCTTGTCTTActgcttgcttgtactgcactccgtagacCTTTGGAAGTTCCGCCAGTATTATTCACACGCACAGCGGCGTCGGGCAATAACACTTCGTTTTCACCAGCAGCGAGTGCAACCTAATACCATCGACCCAAGCAGAACCAGTCTGCCCGCCATCGGCTCGCACTTGTTCGTAGGTATAGTGGCAGCAGAGCTCACAAGATCGGAAACTGTCATAAGAGGACTGTTGAATAGATATGGCTATCTGAGGGTCACGCAACGATGCGCAACATCTTGTAAAGGCAACAGGCAATCGAAATGAGAGCCGCAACAAGACAAGCAAGCAGAGTAGCATTTCAACCAAGTCCAGCAAACTTCTCAGCCGAGCCATATGTCGAGCTGACGAGTTTCGCTCCGCACCCACCTCCATCCGGACCGTCGTTCGAGACGCGTCCTCTCCTCTTCAGTGTCAACAGCTTGACTTTGTGTCCACCCGAAAGCATTAACGCGGCACCGTAGGGGTAGCTGGCTACTCCTCGAGCCCATGAGCAATCTATGTGAAGTTGGGGGATGTGTAGTCTTCTTTTCGCCGAACCGAGTCTTTCGCTGAAAACCAAATCATCCTCCCTTCCGTGCCAACGCCAATGCAATGCATAAAGAGAAAATGATACACGAACGCTCCGCGTCACGTTCCGGCTGTGGCCCGCCGGAAAGCAGAGCGTCCTAGTCGAGAAAAGCAATCGTTGGTATCATGGTCGACGGTCTATTCATACAAACCGGAAAAGTCAAAAAAGGAATGCCGGAGCATCGTGGCATCGCGCCTCGGTCAGGCCTCGTATGCGTCTAAACCTTTCGGAAGTCTGGTGGGCAGGAAGCGTCAGCGGGCAGGCCTGGTCGCGGCGTGGGAGGGCGGAACAAACCTTGCAGCACCGGGTAGATCATCTCGAAGGCCTGGTAGATCTCCTCGCGAACCTTGGCGCCTGTGAGGACGATTTTGCCGCTGACGAAGATC includes these proteins:
- a CDS encoding coatamer subunit protein; its protein translation is MSSGKAPLGFPEAEAKLPQPGKMSSFERTKAEAEAKRKRDQAETEAVYKEFIKSFDHDEDDDGRLQHHAPRHSYGTPSTGLNTGRRHFAASAMKKSGPGTLGPLPGAYGAKRSFNDFAMGSRETGSSSVNQDSQTAALSVSEAFRNESDDEDEVEKEAGQRAELMAQAKPQLRLTNMPPGCTPAAIKALFPDNLIVDAVKIDPPSAPGHLQSNCTNCVVVFDRDTAGSALDAVVSAMQNRYLGVGRYLSISRHLPSVMLKPAVAPQPFGAILREQADAGHHGSRRGFAPPSSYSKPSGSPNRLDQYHVPVVPPDDINTLRQIHTTVEKLLKHGAEFEYALMQRPDVQRDERWAWLWDSTSTAGVWYRWRLWELATGYKSDPAKEPYVYLFEDCPAWKVPEPLPFEFVTDIDQFVHHADYNSSDEDGIDENQLDARKPYPFLNPLREAKLIHLLARLPTSTAKLRKGDVARVCAFALENANRGPSEVVDLVVTNIAMPLAFTDENSQHHQAAVETVGRGEVLDVSGGSLVGLYVVHDILGASGSSKMYRHGWKYRALFEKALKDRKVFEFLSMMPEQHGWGRLRAEKWKRCILSVLHLWEGWNVFPKKSQEHFIHVMEKPPLAPPDETPAPSATDGAAKQGLDKGEPLDGDDMLGRPLDESDLEDVRMSDEEDVDGEPIVEDDVQGTPARGDDAQGVPATGDDVEGEPIDEADVEGEPIDDDDVEGEPMEEGDVEGEPMGDDDDALDEPSTTRDGRNDDDSATPGVDRRTESGADGAGEGSQGEAQGERGHLSRRRMRAVDMFADSDDDSTDEKR
- a CDS encoding fructosyl-amino acid oxidase; translation: MEEAPPTSILVIGSGVFGLSTAWALTKRQLFAKTAITVVDNARGEFPPRDSASVDSSRIIRADYADPHYTALATLAQQEWRRQGADELGGQGRYTESGFVLTANLPMDVPAGTKSSMDYTRESWENVVDYAAKEGLPTESIQRLESREAVKELLTVDGHCGDWGYLNKLSGWADAGKGMKWLYDRVMETNRVRFVDGQVMKLETVGDKVVGAQLSDGVVVRGDVVLVAAGAWTGELIDLRGRVEATGHALAYVDIAEDELAVLAKQPVVLNLSSGLFIIPPRDRVLKVARHGFGYLNPELVTNALPPSPSSERKPFVTSRPVTERNGGAQGLPEEADVDLRRGLKDLSPVKGLETRPWKETRLCWYSDTADGDWLVDWHPGWKGLFIATGDSGHGFKFLPVVGERIVDCMLGSGGELGRKWKWKDVDDDGVGHYVNGGYNGLMTRDGSRGGHAGMILREEREKK